The sequence AAATCTTCCTTGACCAAAACACAAATTGTAGGGAATAAAACGACAAATTTTTTTTCTTGCTATTAGTAGATATTGAAATGAAATATTAACACTTGTGTGGACGTAAATGAGCAAAAAACTAGtttgaagtgtttttttttttacaatcaatcAAAAGAAACAACACAACAACCACAATACATATATACAACatgcaacatatatatatatatatatatatatatatatatatatatatatatatatatatatatatatatatatatatatatattatatatatatattatattaaaacctaattctattaaaaaaaaattcaaattcatATACGCACCAAGTGTTCCACCAAATGACTTCAAATTATAACAAATTAAACAAAAATGAAAAGTGTTGTTACCTAATCGTTACACATTATAAAAGATTTTTAGCAGTTCAATTGCTCGATTAATATTTTTTATACCACGGGGTTGTCGAAATTCCGTTCGAAATCGCGTTAGTGGGTTTCTTAGTGTTTGTCGTGCGTGGTATAATGTGTATATGAGTTTACAAATGCTTTTAGGTTGAAGTGATTATGGGACCAAGTAATGATCAAGTAAAAAATTGATTAATCACTCTAAAGTTGACAAATCTAACGTGTGGTGCGTGTTGAGTGTTTTAGTGCGATGCGAGTTCAATTATAGACTTGCGCGTCTTTTTAAGCTAGTAAGACGCATGATGCGTGTTGCTTGTATTCTGGTTCGTTGTTACGTTAAAACTAAAATGACTTGGATTAATCCTCAATAACATACACCACACACGGACCATGAGGCACCGTTCGTTGACAAAGAGCATTATCGCAATTACGAAAAATCGATGGCATATTAATAAGCACTTTCGTATTTGACGGAATTTTCACCAATTTCCCTTACTATAACAACTAACAAGTGGCTGCATCATCATGGACTATCATTTCGGAGCAGAAAAGTGAAAATTTAGCATCTGGTTCAAAATACCACCATATCCAGCCGGTTACATTAAGTACATAGAAATATGTAACACCTACGAATAATGCACTTTGACCAACACTTTGAAAATCTTACAAACACATCCAAAAGATGAATTATCGTATTGATTTATTCAAACTATATTTAGAAAGCAAATCCTGTCAATTTGGAATTTTAGAATAGTTTTATAGAATATATAGTGTGTCGCTTATATATAACAAGAATCCAAATCAAACCATACTGGGCCTCTTGCAAGACTACACCTTATTTAATACCCGGCCCGTAAGAAAATACAAGGTGTTCTCGACACTGCATTCTCTCAAGTCAATTTGAATTTTTTTCAGTTGTGCGGAAAGAATATGAATAAAAAGataagtactccgtatatattaaacGTTTTTAGCTTCGAGTCTTTtctattcaaattttttttttttttgttttttttttttgttttttttttttagcaaaTTATAAAGCAAATGAAAAACAGTTGtctataatctataataataataaataatataagctTTAATAAAGTCTCGTGTAATTTATTTTTCTATAtcgttcttatttatttatttgcaAAAAACTGAAACTATATAGATAACACGCGGCATTCATCGAAAATATAACGCCTCCCAACAACATAAAACACGAAGGCAATCGAAGCCCGAGAACAAATCGATACAAATACCGGACGCTAACATGAAACAACCAACGACAAAGCAGAAAAACTACGAAATTAAAACCGTATACATGCATGAAACTACACAACTAGACTCTAGCAACACAAGACGGAAACGTAACTAAGCTAGACGGTCAAAGAGCCACACGAGCTAAGTACAAACATCAGATCCCCTTGACATTGAAATTTCTCAAATCATCCCCGTAAACCTTTTTTGGCTTTGGAATTCTCTTTTGTTTTAGCTTCTGTTTCTGGGACGCCGTCAAGCTAAAAACTTTTCCTTCAACCATATAATCTTTTAACTCTATCCTAGCCTCCTCTAATAAACTTCAATAATATAATCTTTTAACTCTATCCTAGCCTCCTCGAATAAACTAGCACATTTGCTCGATGAAGACGCACCACATTCGACATTAGGCAAAACCGTTGTAGAAGAAAGGATGTCACAACTAGCTATCGGTAGCGGAGAATCAAGAAAGAAAACATGTGGAATAGCAGTCTCTTGAGGAAACACAACAGATTCATCTAGATAATTTAAAATACGGAGCAATTATTTTCCTTTTCATTTACTATTTCTTGTCCATATTCATACTACATTTTTCTAACGAAAAAGAACATAATAGTTAACATTGAACAagattgatctcatttttcttcaaGCAACAATAATTGATGCTTTAATCACACATACTCTAGTGTGTGATATAGTGACTTTTTCACAATTTTAAGAACATAATAGTTAACATTGAACAagattgatctcatttttcttccaGCAACAATAATTGATGCTTTGATCACATACTCTAGTTTGTGATATAGTGACTTCccacaatttttcttttctttttagagTGCTCCCATCAGTTCCACCCTTTCACTGTCGAGACGTCCGCCCAGCAGGGCGTAGATGGCAGCAAGGACGATGTATATGTATAATTTAattgtattatttgtattatttgctTGTATACTTGTACATTTCACTCAATTTTCACTCAATTTTTATGAGAAATTATGTCATGGTTGAAAATATTTAATCTTGCATTGATTCTGGTAAAGATATACTATGTAGCGTTCATGTGACTAATTAGTTTCAATGAGAAAACTTGTCATCGTTGGAAACACTTTTAAAAAGTGACtttccacaaaaaaaaaaaaaaaaaaaaaaaaatttaattaatgtGACTTCCTACATATACAATAAACAAAAACATTGCAATATCAAACAATACAAAAAGTTAAAATTTACAAGAATAGTAAAAGAGGATAGCACACAACTCAAACCACAAAGTAAAACAAATCAATGCACCATTGAAGAGGTAGGTACCAATGGGGAAGAACCACACCTGACCTTGTACAAGTATACAGATAATAAGATATTCACAACACAAATATTTGCTAATCAAATCAAGCTAACAAATCATTAGAGAGAAACACTAATAGTCATCCATTCATTTTGATTTTTCATTTCATACATACATATCCGAGACCCTAGCAAGAACCAGCACGTACAAACCCTAGTACTGTAGATATTAAACAGTCATTATACCAAAACAACTGATTATGGATCCATCATCCATTGATTCTTCAAAGTAGACAACAACAAAAAAAACTAAAACAGACCACAAAGAAAAATTAAAATACTGGAGACGCATTAACCATTCTCATCTTCTCACACATCAACGACTGGAATTAGGACATTCACGAGCAAAATGTCCATCTTCACCACAATTGTAGCAGCCGCCACCGCCACCTCCACCTCCACGGCCGCCGCCACCTCCGCGGCCACCGTAACCACCACCTCCGCCACCATCCTGGGAACACTCTCTAGCCATGTGACCACTCTCCCCGCACTTAAAACAAGCATTACCACCACCTCCACCTCCATAACCACCACCACCTCCATAGCCGCCGCCACCTCCGCCATAACCACCACCGCCTCCATAACGATCACCACCACCACGGCCACCACCAGTATAACCACCACCACCGCCGTAACGGTCACCACCTCCGCCACGGCCACCACCGCCACCACGGTTGCTCCCTTGCACAGGTCCCTCAGCAGGTCCAGTTACATCAGCAGCTTTAGCACGGCCATCAGAACCGTTTTCAATCACATACTCGACAGTTTCACCGTCACCGAGACTACGGAATCCATCGGTTCTGATCGACGATTGATGAACAAACAGATCTTCACTTCCATCATCCTGCGTTATGAAACCAAAACCCTTAGTATCGTTGAACCACTTTACGGTTCCTGATTTTCTAACGCCGTCATCACCCATTTTTTTAGCTTTGTTTTGAATGAAAacagtaaaaatttgaaaaatcccCAAAATTATAAATGAGAGAGGAAACCCTGCTCTCTATC comes from Rutidosis leptorrhynchoides isolate AG116_Rl617_1_P2 chromosome 4, CSIRO_AGI_Rlap_v1, whole genome shotgun sequence and encodes:
- the LOC139839652 gene encoding glycine-rich protein 2-like, with translation MGDDGVRKSGTVKWFNDTKGFGFITQDDGSEDLFVHQSSIRTDGFRSLGDGETVEYVIENGSDGRAKAADVTGPAEGPVQGSNRGGGGGRGGGGDRYGGGGGYTGGGRGGGDRYGGGGGYGGGGGGYGGGGGYGGGGGGNACFKCGESGHMARECSQDGGGGGGYGGRGGGGGRGGGGGGGGCYNCGEDGHFARECPNSSR